The following coding sequences lie in one Pontibacter sp. G13 genomic window:
- a CDS encoding GDYXXLXY domain-containing protein, producing the protein MKPSKIIIAIFGLVALAQLFVPAQMIWNREQVLVQGVSYKFKTEPIDPVDPFRGRYVWLNFSEDRFQPTAEEFEAYEYGEAYYLSFEVDAQGFAKIVSADSIPPADTEAFLKTEITYKRNWDSTYTLQFDYPFDQFYMEESIAPIAEEAFRAANRDSIRNTYAIVRIHQGTAIVDEVMVDDIPLGTWAQEYWEALPDSLKP; encoded by the coding sequence ATGAAGCCAAGTAAAATAATCATTGCCATATTTGGGCTTGTCGCCCTCGCACAGCTATTCGTCCCGGCCCAGATGATCTGGAACCGAGAACAAGTACTCGTACAAGGCGTTTCCTACAAATTCAAGACTGAGCCGATCGATCCGGTCGATCCCTTCCGCGGGAGATACGTGTGGCTGAATTTTAGTGAAGACAGGTTCCAACCCACTGCCGAAGAGTTTGAGGCCTACGAATATGGGGAGGCCTATTACCTATCCTTTGAAGTTGACGCTCAAGGCTTCGCCAAGATCGTATCAGCTGATTCGATTCCTCCGGCAGATACTGAAGCCTTTCTGAAAACTGAAATTACCTATAAGCGAAATTGGGATTCGACCTACACCCTTCAATTTGACTATCCCTTCGATCAATTCTACATGGAGGAATCAATCGCTCCCATCGCTGAGGAAGCCTTTCGGGCGGCCAACCGAGATTCCATCCGAAATACCTATGCCATTGTGCGAATCCATCAAGGCACGGCCATTGTAGATGAAGTCATGGTCGATGACATCCCCTTGGGAACTTGGGCACAGGAGTATTGGGAAGCACTACCTGATAGCTTGAAGCCATAG